aattaataaaatgggaTCGAGTAAAAACTTGGTTtcctaaatattttcatttaattttttgtagtatttttaaaaacacagtCTTTGCCCAATCAAAGTCATCGAACTCATATTCGCGTCTTGCTTGTACAAGTCCGCACTTCGCAACTACTTTATTCACGTCTGACGTCTCAATCTTCAGTTCTCACACAAATACAATAACAGTTTATCATACATGCCACTAACACATTGATACACATACTTGTAGTGAGTAGTATACGAGTATAATATAAGACGTCATAAGTGTGTGCGAGTTTTACAGGCTACGAGAGCTGTGACATTGACAATGACATTTTATGACATTGGTAAATGCCAATTGGTGAAAACCACTGTGAATAGAGTGGTATTAGATGCTGAATGGTGAATAATTCTAAGAAGCCATTGATGCTGTACTAAAGTctaatatcattaattattgtaaattagaaGAAGCCTATTACGCTACGTCTATAACATAGGTACTGCAGTGACATTATTAGCGTcataaggtttttatttataaggctAAATAGTGAAATGAGCAACAATCTCTCAGAACAAGTCTTGCCTGATGGGGACATGTGTTACGACAGCGTTTATATTTGTATCCATAGATATAGTTATATATGAGTACTATTTATTAGATTGAAGTTTTAACTACTTAAGTACCTATTCATTAATAACCGTATGTAGCAACATATTGAAGCAAAGTTagctatcattattattataatgtgataGATGTGATTGTGGCAGTATAGCAACAATGAACAAGCCACTTTGTGTCAAACTTGATAAGATAttttgtcaaatgtcaaattgacATTCTTTAGCAAAAACATATTGTCTTTTTACCTtcgtatttttctttaaatctaTACAGACTAACGTTTCAATTTTGTACTTAGAAGTTTATCGTGTAGAATCTTCTTGTATGTATTGGTGCATATATTTGGTCAACAGTTATAAAGTTTCATAACCTAAAATAGCTGCTAAACGGTGAAATCACGTTCGATGTTTATGtgataaactaaatttaatttggtatattgaaaatttatgattttataaaaactttaataaagagtaatttcattaaaaataccaaataataaaaaggtaCGTACCTGCTTAAATCGGTAATAACTAATTAACGTTTATTCTCActgttaaaacaaacaaacgaatttGGATGAGCGGCGAGTCCAATGCGTTTATACCACTGAATAATGTACTTATTACACAAAAACTATGTATAGTTACATAACACGTTAGTTGGGAAATTTAATTACCGGTAACCTAACGAGCGACGGGTAAGGTCGCGCGCGAGCGAGTTTGTCTTTCATCTGCGCGCTCTGCGGATGTTTTGAGATCGTTTTGCATCGATTCTGTACCACTTATCGCCCCTCTGTACGTAGAGAAAAGAAACCAATCTCATCAGATATTACAGATTGattgtatatgtaaatataatatttttcaataatattagttattttctatttttttcatgagtattgtttttgtttttcaggATGTCGTCAGATATCATAGCCTGTCTCCAATTGGATAAAGAATTATCTAATAGAGTGATTGTTGCTAAGGAGATAAATGGCTGTGATAGCTCATTCATTGTTAGTTGTGTACTAAACCACTGTGTCAAAAATAAACATCCAGTGTTCATATTGTCAACACATCACTCTTTGCAGCATTACCAAAATATCAGtctaaaaatgaattataatttacaaagacaTATGGACTCGGGAATTATAGGTTTCTTTAATATAGGGGAAGATGCTGTTGAAAAGTTatttagaaatgaaaataattcattacaaGAATTGATATTCACaatcaaagaaaatatatgtaaattacaATGTGAAACAAATAATTCTGTTAATATTATCCTGGATGGAGTCTCACATCTCTTTGATTTGGGTTATGATTTAAGGGAAGTTAATCAGTTTTTAAGAAATATCATTGTTCTAACATATGAGAcaaatgcatttatattatgtctttGTAATTCTGCAGAAGATGATGATGCTACACAAACAATATCCAACCTATTATCTCATAAAGCTGATACAGTATTGGAAGTTGAAAACTTGCCATCAGGCTTAAGTGCAGATGTGTCTGGGCATTTGACAATTAAACATCCAGGTCAAAAATGGCAAAATGACCATATGAACACATTAAATTTCAAACCATCTAAATAccttttcaaattatttgatagAGGTGTTAAATTGTTAGCACCTGGtactgtttaatgtatttttcttgatttgaaattttttttcctaatgtcttgttatgtatgtaaggtcaggtggggcaagtgcgccgacggggtaagtgcacctgccctaaaaaaatcgagaactattgatgttatacaattaccgcaatcttacatctatgctactaactgaaatacagttccactaaaaaacataaatggctatgttcattttaatacgatttattcgccattttattttaagtgtcatttagacctgtaaaccgagataaccccgtgaaagataacatcaaatatttcaagatatttaacatatttctgtaaaccagtaaggtgaatacatagtttaaaccatttattttaacttcctgtctgaattttattaatatatactaaaataaaggattttttagcattgcgaaaaaatgtacctcaaaattgtcgagtagggcaagtgcgccacagttaatagccgtatggcgcacttgcccctgatccatatataaccaaccttttttgagaatatgttttactaatatgaattattattattaaaatgttaaacttaacagcataattttttgtactcaaggtattttgttttgagctgACTTAAATAATAGGGCGATGTTTTAGatggttcgtttttacaaagaaaaactgaaataccttggtctagagcagctttacgtgaagaggttgcaactgttcgatcaggcacgttatctgggtataatgcagctaaaacatatcaaatgtcataaagccaaattctaagtagttgagttataacgcattcaaaattgttaattcctacatttttgtatgttttttttagtttttagaaataaaatggattttatattagggctaccatttttttattccaacatatccgcacacaaaactctaatattaatacctaaatatagcaaaaaaaatgttttgaagccctgatttacaaatatatggcgcacttaccccgaatttgatttgacagccatagtttgttataatattaagtgattataaattatccaagagcaatgcgagtaaaacttatttctctatggactaaaatgagtgtttttgttataatgtttcatattggcgtcattttttacacaggcgcacttaccccatttccggaggcaagtgcgcctactaccatttttttttactttgagcaaaatattattaatttatggtccgatttccttgaatggcctTAGgttattatcacaaaataccaaatattcttaaattaataaaattacattcttaagtcagcacaaaaagaaattatttagcattgaatccagctatgaaaattttatggcgcacttcccccgactgaccttatgtATTTTAgaatgaattaatgaataaataacattaaaagattattgctttttatttaatagaaaaaggAATTATAATGTCATAAAACGATTATGACAATGTAATTccttcttattattattattaggtacattTTACAGTTCATATGTCTTAtagttaacttttttttaatttaatgtaacaattgtttccattaaattaataattcactgcaataaattcaatttggaaacttaaaattattctaGAAGGAGCCATTAAAGTGGAATGTAAAAGACAACATAATGGTATTACCACATtcattaagtatataagtaactagcttttgcccgcggctccacccgcgttataaagtttttcaggctaaagttttccgttataaaagtagtagtttcccgggagcctatgttcttcccagggtctcaaactgtctccataccaaatttcatctcaatacgtagggtagtttttgagtttaacacgtttaggcagacggatgcagcgggggacttttgttttataatatatttttagaacttttaagaggaacaatcccgtcatacatcattgttgcataactttaaccgtttacgcagcgcacgcaacggacgctctcaaaactaataaattgttcccgtttttgcaacatgtttcattactgctccgctcctattggtcatagcgtgatgatatatagcctatagcactccacgaataaagggctatccaacgcaaaaagaatttttcagtttggaccggtatttcctgagattggccattactgctccgctcctatcgggtatagcgtgatgatatatagcctatagcactccacgaacaaagggctatccaacgcaaaaagaatttttcagtttggaccggtagttcctgagattagcgcgttcaaacaaacaaacaaacaaactcttcagctttatataagaGTATAGATTCCTCTCATTCACAAGACGCATGTGTATTATTTTGACAATCatgttaaaagtttttttactaacattattACTTTGTGGCGCCTCTGGCGGATTCAATCAACAAATTTTGACGGGAGGCTTGAAAGGGGGCATGGGTTcggaaataaaatcacgaaatattATAAGGGGGGGGGGTTGCTGTAATGAGATAtcacgtgtatttatttttcgttgatcGTACGATTTCCCCGAGCATCGCGACAACCTAAAACAACTTACAACATGTTAATATCTGGTTGGCAGTGtaaagcataaataaaatacacaaatatgcCATGACGCACCCCCAACTCCTTCCCTTACCCGCCAGCTACTGTTGGTACTGGTAAATGTGACAAAATATGGAAGGTCTGAGATTCAATTttcaaatgcatttattttactaattttgcCACCTTCCTAAAAGTATCGCCTGAACTACTAGATCGACATTTTCCTTGGGATTCAGTTTACTTAAgggtcgtccattaatcacgtgatgtTTTTTAGCGACTTTTTAACCTCCTCCTACCCCTGGTGATATATGGTAAGGTTTTAGACTACCCCTCCCCTCCCTACCCTACctactgtgtattttttttggtacgaagtatattgatatttttagaatagtcTACAGGTATAAGTACTTAATCTGATTAAATTTTGGAAAATTAAGCATCGACATAAAAATGTGGAATGTATCCGTCTCATGATCGGAATGATTATGCCGGCCAAAATTATACCTACTTTTACTCCGGGAAAGGTTCTAGTGTCTTAAATATGTGTACctaagtacttaattaataaaaaataaaatctttacatgGGTCTTTATAACAATTGTTTAGATAGGCAATTCTATTTGAGTAGGTACCTTCCTACTTATCTACAAAAATCAAGAACACAGGCCTGGTTAATCTGGATAGTGCAGTTGCgaattttagttttacaattaaatttctttacaattttatttaaattaaattgtttctattATAGGTACCTCTTTATTGTTTTTACTATAGGTACCTCTGTGGACTATAAAGATAGATTCATGTTCTTTATCGGTTTGCGTTCCATAGTCTGGCAATGCAGTTACACTTTATATCTTTAAATCtatgatgatatatatttatatgcgaAGTTAATAAACAGCTTTAAGCTAAACTATTGTCATCTAGGTTTAAGTACCTTAGAGTTAAGTATCTATTTGATAGGTTTTACGATAGTGAACAGGCTTTGCGGTGACGCCTGAAAACTATTTGTGGTGATTAGCTGTTGCCCAGCGACCACCCAAAGCAAGGGCTGTATTTACGCCGTTGCCTTTCCACGTGAACTCATTAGGACGTGAACGGAGTACACCAGCACacgtattattaaaaacacattaatcGCATTTCCTTCGTCGTTCCTGTGGTACaaagtaaagtttgtttttgaaatatttatatggaaattgagTGATCGATTACTTTCCTATTTTGGTGTGTTCATTCATAGTTTTCAGCAGGTGCATTACTTCTTGTCAGTATTGTAGTCGAGGTTGGACTAAGCAAAGTGATGCCATGACTCAAAGCAGTGTAGTTCCACCTGATAAGCATCATGCAGGCGTGCCTACTGTTACAGAGGAAAAGTTAATGGTAATAACTTTTCAATTTACAtttgagataaatattgttttagaatttgtttaCAACGAACTATAGTTAATTATAGTACCATTCAAATACAATAGCGTTGTAAAGTACACTGAAAACGATTTATgaatcttaaaatattacttttgtcCGTCAGTgtagaaaagtaataaaatagatgTTTATGGCAGGTGGCGGTGCGAGTGCGTCCGCTCCGAACAGATGAAGGGCCTCGCATCATCCATGTGGTCAGCGACAAGGTTgcataatatttctatattcatTAACAGACACTCGCCATGTGGTAGTTCacgaaattatttgtaaataaattatgcacGACAAGAAATGACCGCGAcattgaaatgtatatttttggcAACTACTCAAGTCAACAGTACCTATCTAATCGTACGTAGATATACGTCAGGAGACATCTCCCACTTCGTtatgtaatattgaatatacatTACGTATTATTTGCGTAGTTTATTAGACGAGTCTCTACATGTAATCactcatttaaatataaatatttatgattgccaacagataaaaattacatacaaacgACGTAggttctaaattaaaattaattttactcgACTATGGCGAAGCCAGGAAGAGTATATgctaatttatacaattatgatttaattaatagaaaaatataattataaattgatactaaaaacaaaaaaatctgtgAAAAGCAAGCCGGCAAGCCTAGTGCAGATTTCTATAGGTAGGTAGCTTCCGTAGGGGGCTTGGCTCTCgttgatattgatatttataaattgatatttggggTTCGTCTTTTTACTATgcttatactttttatatactttttactaTGTTTCAGTGGCTAGGGAGCGCCTGTCTGTTAGATACGTGTACTTTTTGTTAAAGTGCCCCTTTTTTGTTACTGACAACTGCTTTGGCGGGAAATTTTGCGGCTAAAATTCTCGCTACGCCACTAATctaaatattgcaataataatttataaatagaatgtgTTTGGtagaataacaaattaataatttatctattctAACTAAAATGACTGATAAAGAAATTGAGTAACTTACtagaaataataaactatttttaagtgCGACAACCCTATGAGTGTTTAGATAGCGAGATCTGTAACCGACTATGATGTCGAGGGTTCGATTTTTGCGGACAATTGTGTGGATACCTATGTACACggatatttgtatgttatattgtattattaagaaAGAATACAAAGGGTCTATTTCACAATTATTGAGTAAATGCTAttcgatatattataaatgtataaatataaacagaacaaaaataaaaaagtcacatTCTAAAGTCTAATCCATACTTCcatcaaataaatggtaataaattgaGAACTATCTAAattgtcaaattttatttacttgaaacttgtgaaacatgCCCTAATTATTATAGGCCGCAAATGTTCAAAGTTCCTaactttgattaaataaaaagactTGAACATAGTGTATGTATGACACTATATACCAATAATATATCGcgatactttatttatttatgaatatagatGCTAGTTTTGGAGGAAGAAGCAGACAACAAGCGCGATGTTCTTCGCCAGAGACGTATCAATGACAAGAACTATATTTACGATCGCGTGTTCGGTGAAGAAAGCACACAAGTGAGTaacaaaataagtacttatacatTAAACTAGGCGTTTCTCGCGGCTACGCCCGAGTGATAAGTCTTTGTCGCAACAAAAACACTAAATCACTCTAGCGATTCATTACGCCACCTACATCATCTATTTGAAAAAGCAGtttcaaaagttttattatttcctagAGAAGCGAATTCCCACATTAAAAATAGCCTATTGGGTAATTTGGGAATTGGTCTATGCGTGGTATAGACCAATTCTCAAATTTGAGTTTACTTCAattaaacatccaaacattttcacaaactttcgcattaaaaatataagtaaattatcgAATTTATAAGTTTATTCGCACCTGgacaatttcaaaaaaaatttgGCAACCTACTACAATACCAAAAGTTTACAATTTACGTACAGAACACATCGTTGTTTAAGAAATcttgacaatttattagtttttatttatagtaggCCTAACCCAGACTTGTAGGTATATAAGGTATAATATCTCTCCTTCACatagtttttattaagtataataaataagagTATTTAATTATTCCGATGATTTGCAGCGGGTGTCGCCTGCAACCATTATTTTCTTGTcataatgttacaaataaataaaaaatttaagtttagctcaataaaatcaaacattttaaaatttttaaaaataaagtttagtttcgcagttgaagaaaatggAATCaaatatttcggcctttaaaatttaatatgacgaaattttaaaggcagaaatatccatgattattaattatttttacatttttcttcaactgcgagaactaatcactaactagacgtgaatttaaattctttacttgccaatacttgtttagttacccagattaaagccgaaacaaaatgtatgaaaatggaccttgagctaccaccttaagaatGACCGCGAGTTTCTTGACACGCGATggtttcgaaatatttttttatttggaatctATCACATTAATAAGATAATGCTTATAATCCAGGATTAGTGCGCCTGGTTGCGAATAAAACGAAGAAGagtaaacatattttgtgacagataaatagaaatatatttatagttaatacaTACTTTTGGCTGGCACTCTCCTTTAAATTTTACTAGGGATTGCTCGCCTTTTCACCCGCTTGCAAAACCTATCCCGCTACAAACGTCACTAAAACACTGTATAGTGCCAGCGCCGtctaaattttatttcctaTGGGAGTAAACTATCGGAATAAAACTATCATAAATGCTAACATATATCATAAGTGTTAATTCAGGATGTGGTCTACAATGCTCAACCGCATTATCTATTAATAGAAACTAAAGTGGATTGAAACATATCTACATTTTAACTATGTCTTAATAAAAGATCTTCATAAAAGTTAAAACTTACATTCTATTACATTCGAATATACGAGGATCTTTTGTAACTAGAGTTGTTACTGACAGAACAACTCTACAGCTCTCCCAAACTCTAGGAGATACTATGGGACGCCGTACCTGCTAGCGTATGTGCAAATAATATGTTGCCTTCCGATCTGGTGTCTCTTTATAGATTTTTTGCTTTTGGGGTGCGCTTCGGTTtgcgaatattttaattttgtgggTTTTGTACGCGGTTCGAAGCCGCGACACTACATGTGTAGCTGTCTGCTCATTGCATCAGAGAAAGGTAGATACGAGAATATGTAGTACATGGTCGTTCCTATAACCTAcgtcaaaattataaaactgcaGATTTTATTCATCGTGTTACATTATCTAAAGATAGATGCCCGTAACTTTTTAATATCATGACGAAAGAATATATTTGCGTAATTATCATTTAGGAGGAAGTGTACGATACAGTATGCGCTCCGCTTGTGGGAGACACATTGAAAGGGTTTGCGGGAGCCGTGTTCGCGTACGGCGCTACCGGCGCTGGCAAGACACATACTATGACCGGCCTCATGACCCGAGCTCTTAACCATCTCTTCACCAGCATTGCTGAAAGCGAGGGACCTAGCGCCTATGAGGTAAGTAAATTATCTTATGTTGTCTAGTAAGCTTTGGGTTTGAAGTTTAAATGTGTCTTTGAAACAACTGAAGCGATtctgaaaattaaatttcaagtaAATTCACTATCCCTCAGAGCTATAACTACCTTTTTTAAACCGGGAATGATTTTTTCCGGTAACTGAATGTGCAAGCAAAAGGTAGTTTGActataaatttatgtaattaattatatgttaaaacgaaatataaattaacacgTAGTACGTCAAGATGATAtcgaattttatacattttattttattttaattataattgggaTATTTACAGCCAGTGCAATGTTCACAGTAATACTGAAATACGGTATATATAGTAGATAAGAGGTATAATAAATCTAGTAGGTAAAACATATTGCTTATTTAATCATTCCCTGATCTTAAAAGGAATGACAAATATCTAATGATGTATATCTGACTGTTTAAGTAGGCCATATTATGCAATcactttttaaattgtatgttatcTACTttgtaactaaattaaaatttgaaataacccTGAGTAAGTAGATCGCTTTGTTTGTAGGTTACTTTacgttttgtaataatatatctagTAAGTATAAAAGCATACATTTtggcaaaaatatataatagaaccTATATTATACTAAACTGAATAGGCACTTCCAGCAAGGCTAAAACTACTGAAATATTTTCGTTCCTTTATGGAAAGACGCAAGGCCTTCTGGCGGCCTCTCTTTTGTAGCTTCCAATACACAAAGCTTTATTTCGAAGACGTGTAAGGGGAAGTTCATTTATCAAAACAGAAAAAAGG
This genomic window from Manduca sexta isolate Smith_Timp_Sample1 chromosome 12, JHU_Msex_v1.0, whole genome shotgun sequence contains:
- the LOC115440372 gene encoding uncharacterized protein LOC115440372, with translation MSSDIIACLQLDKELSNRVIVAKEINGCDSSFIVSCVLNHCVKNKHPVFILSTHHSLQHYQNISLKMNYNLQRHMDSGIIGFFNIGEDAVEKLFRNENNSLQELIFTIKENICKLQCETNNSVNIILDGVSHLFDLGYDLREVNQFLRNIIVLTYETNAFILCLCNSAEDDDATQTISNLLSHKADTVLEVENLPSGLSADVSGHLTIKHPGQKWQNDHMNTLNFKPSKYLFKLFDRGVKLLAPGTV